The Mytilus edulis chromosome 4, xbMytEdul2.2, whole genome shotgun sequence nucleotide sequence ACTTGGCCAGATTGCTACTGTCTTTATCTCATTTTTCCAAAGGTGAACTcggatattattttcatatctcATTATTGTACAAGAAAATTGATAAACCCCAGACTTTGGAGCAGTGAATATCCCACTGCTAGCATCATAACCATTTCCAATATTTGCCCATACTTTGTCAAATAACACATTATTATTGGATGTGACAGATTTTGTAGTGGTAAGAGACGCTGAAAATGCAGGGACATCTTTACCACCATGACCTGTAATTATAACAGATAAATAAGATATAAGTTGATCCACTTTAGGTGCttctaattgcaaaatatataGACAGTTGAGTGCTTTACTATTTGTTTCTGCAATGTGAATGAAACTTTAACACCTTAAATAAGTTAAagctttttttaaaataagatttttgaaataaatattgataaagctTTCACAATATCATTATGATTAAAAATattcacatataaaaaaaatatcttatgaaCTACAAATAATGAATGAACTCACCTGAATGACAACTACCTGATCctttcaacttcaacatcataTTAAGCAGATCTTTAAAGAGGTTGTTTTCTGAAAGTACAATAATAAAGAAttaaaggtctttccaccagttaatatctattttgatattaaaatattaaaaatcaatctaaaatgtcagttcatatggctttatgatgtatagatatgaatttaaagcaatggtcaaaatctagaacgtcaaaataacctatgaccttgacctcaaatctcaaatcaaaagaccctaggtctctaatatgtatggttaataagttatatcactttacacataattttagatatgataggggcaaaaactcccattcattgtctaggcaccctttcaactaaaattattaagttactaCATGTCGCAACTATCAATTTAGTCAAAAtgatttgttgatatcttatacggtttctggaaacgagtggaaataagcctaattcaaaaaataagaatatgaccttgacctttgaccttgacctaattttcatttttttggaccaaggacctcaaatcaaaagatcctaggtctatcacttatggtgttccagttttaAATACATTCCAAAATTTCagatacaaaaggggaaataactctcatatggagcgttcatattgcttcggtcgaaattggacaaatcatgtgaaggatataacgagcaattttataaaataaatttttcgtaatcttttatggttgcaaaggagttgtggacacaaggaaaacagtgtttggggagataactcctacaaagaaaagtattggattacgcagggtaaatttcaaaagcgcataaactgttcgatatcatataccaaatatctaagtgacatattgcgaaacaaatatttatcgcaaaaacaaaattaggcggaagaaaaaaaaaaaataatcagaagaaaaacaataggtctttccacagaaaagtggaaagacctaattaatctttccttatataatatatatatattagcatTTTTTTGCATTGATCAAAATTTTATTGACTAATTTTAATGCATAGTTTTAACAAGAGTTTGTTTTCTACCAAAGTTGGggcatttttaaaacattaataacTGTATGCAAGTCAGTAAAATAAcaacttgattaaaaaaaaaaatagttttctcttaaaaatgagaaaagttttatataaaaagagCATTTTAATTTATTGAGAGTTATACATACCTAGTTTAGAGTCACAATATCCCTGGATTTTACTCATTTGTCCAAACAAGATAACAGTCAGAACAAACACTGCTGATAAATGCATAATTGTAGACAAGGGATTTAACTCCAGTTAGAATGAATATTCAGTTGATGTAATGTGTTTTTCCACTAGGCATTTTATACCATCAAATAATTACTAAATCACATGCTAAGGTATCATTAATGTAAATTGATATCCTTATTGAACCAGTCAGGATAAAATTTTACAtgcataaaattaaaaatacatgttgtaaattaaaaaaattggcaTGTCTACAAGAATTCACCCCATATGGACTAAAATTGCTTTTTGAATTATAGATCCTGTGCTTTGCAATTACAAAAAATGCCAATAGATCCATATTTCaccttaaaaaaaaagtgttatccAATCGGCCATATTCTGCTAAAAAAATGTGTAGTTAGTAGTGATTCAGAAActatataatttttgaaaaaatgattttgtgtTTGCTGCAACATTTTTTATGATGCCatagttacatatttgttttaggatttttaagaatatatatgtacaaaaaagtcTATTACTAATCATAACACTACTTTTATGCCCCAATGTTAGGGAGGGGTCATTAAGTTTTACCATTGTCAGTACGTCCCACTGATTTCCTTTCTCTAActatagtttgcctcaaccaaatgttatgaaaattataaacaatgcttattaccacaaaatacagatcaagtttgaattaagGTGGTGTCACCAACAAATTTTGCTTGT carries:
- the LOC139521001 gene encoding complement C1q tumor necrosis factor-related protein 3-like — protein: MHLSAVFVLTVILFGQMSKIQGYCDSKLENNLFKDLLNMMLKLKGSGSCHSGHGGKDVPAFSASLTTTKSVTSNNNVLFDKVWANIGNGYDASSGIFTAPKSGVYQFSCTIMRYENNIRVHLWKNEIKTVAIWPSSAKDHAPGTLNIVLQLKKSDKVFIRNAQNQQIYSESGSHFSMFSGFMISN